The DNA window GCACAACCATCTGTTGAACAGCCAGCAGAAGAACCAGCTAAGGAATCAGAAGAGGCACCAGTAGTTACTCCTATTGAAAATCCAGCAGAATAATATGGAGATTGAATGAAACGAAGAAGCCAAAGAGTATGAAAGTCCTCTTTGGCTTCTGTTTGTTTTTTTACATATATAGTAAGTGTTATGTCGTTACAAAAAATGTTCAATCCTTTCATTTCTAAGCATATGATAATTTGAGAGGGGTGTACCATGAACAATTATGTAGATGTGCTAAAGAACTTTTTACCGCCGAATGCCACGATTTTAAAATTACCAAAGCCCCAAGAGAGACTTGCTGTATTACTGGCAGATATCGACGGCGATCATTTCAACGAATTAATTGGAGCTTACAAGTATGAAGAACAGAATTATATTTTGATATTAAAAATGATCAATGATCAATGGCTTCCGTTAATCCATATAAAAGGAAATGGATACGGTATATTAGATTTAATAGTAGCACCAATCACGGATAGTTGGGTGAGTACCTTAGTTGTGGGTTGGCAAATAGGTACCGTGTGGGCAGAATTGGATTTATTGCAATGGACAAATAGTGGGTTTGTACGATTGCCTACTAATAATATTGTTTACAGTAAATTAGAAGTAGAAGATATGCCCGGGGAATATGGAGAGGATGGGCAATACGAGCTTGCTGTTTGGATACATGATACTGGTGAGGCTTACAAAGTAGATGTATATCGCTTTAGTGAAGGTAGACTAGATATAGCAAGAGATGTTTATCCTTATTACTTTAGAAAAGTAAAAGCCTATTACGAGAGATTAATGCAAACGAATGACTTCGCTTATTATCTGTATTATTTATTGGATGCTCAGAAGAAGGTCGGAGATTTGGAACAAAATTTAGCTTCCAATGATAAAGTACTTTCATTTCGTTCGCAGTATCCATCAAGTGAAGAATTATTAGACAAAAGACAACAGGTTTTAAGTCGCTTAAGTTCTACTGGTCAAGAGGTAATAGATTTGAAAAGAGGGGACGTGACCGGTGATGGCTTCATGGACACCGTTTACCTTACAGGCGATAAGACTCAGGGAAGTCCGTTCTGGCAAAACATATCGCTAAATATACTTAATGGAAAAACCAATATGTACGAAAGTATTTCTCTCAAAGAAAATGTGGGCTACAACCCAACAATATTTCTTGGTGATTTTACAGGAGACCTAGTGGATGACATTTTAATCGTCATAGATACGGGAGGAAGCGGCGGCATCATTTACGCATATGTTTTTTCATCTTTGGAAGGACAAATGCGTCAAGTGTTCGATGTAGAGGAATATAATGAACAATCTAAGTATGAAGTGAATTATCAAAATCAATATAAAGTAGCGGTGATAAGCTCTAATCCAAAGAAGAAGTACACAGTGGATTTAATGTATAAAGGGAAGGAATATTTATCGGAGATTTATAACGAAGATGGAACGCTGAAAGAGCCAATTGAGGGTTGGGTAGACCCAGTCAGTGGCCTGTATCCTATCGACTTTGCAAGGGATGGTACTTATGAGCTAACTGCCATACAAAAAATCGCAGGGAGATACCATGCCGATGGGATAGGATATGTGCAAAATGTATTGAAATGGAACGGACATGATTTCGTACCAGACCGACAAACTGTATCTATCTTTGGGGAAGATTTAACGCCTAACTGAATTATGAGGATTAGAATTGCTACAGAGTCATTAGACGGTGAAGCAGTTCTTTTTTATTGTACAAAGTCTTACAAAAAAGAAAAATTGACAATTTTGTGAACGAAGTGAATAATATAAAGAGAGAGAGGATGGATGAAATGGAATCATATATGAAGATGTTAAATGCAACAAGGTACGTAGCTGGTACAGTGCTTACTATTGGAATTGCTATTTTCTTGTACGGAGCTTTCCTAAGCGACTACAGTAATGTTATAGGGGTAGGTATTGGAACGGTAATGGGAGCAGTTTTTATTTTTTTAATTGGACTTATTCTAGTTGCTTCAGAAGAAATGATTATAAACTCTAGAAAATGTAAAAAAGAGAGCGCCTGAAGAGACGCCCTCTTTGAAACGATTATTTACATATCCCAGATCAATGCTAACAGTGTACCAAAAATGGTTATCAAGGCGATGATTAATCCATAATAGATGTTTGCGTAGATAGATTTTTTATCATTTGTTTCTCCGGCATGCATGAATACAACTAATTGAAGTCCAGCTTGTATAAATGCTGTTAGGAGAAGAACCGTCATACCAATTGAAAACGACATATCCATGAAGTATACCAAAAGTGCCACTGCGGTAAGGATCAATGAAAATACAAAGCCCATTACTTGCTTAAGAGGGAATAATTCTTTCATGTTACATCATTCCTTTCAAGTAGATGAAGCTAAAGATGAAGATCCAAACAACATCTAAGAAATGCCAATAAAGCGAAAAGATGAAAGATTTATTGGCTGTCTCAGGAGTCAAGCCTCGTTTTTTGATTTGTAACAGGATGAATAATCCCCAAAAGAAACCAACCGTAACATGCAATCCATGTGTTCCTAGTGTGGTTAGTAAAATGGCAGAGAAAGCACTCGTTTGTAGAGTCAAGCCTTCATGGATATAATGAACAAACTCAAAAACTTCGAACCCTATGAATCCTGCACCTAGAAGCAAAGTGATGGAGAAGAATGTCATCATTGCTTTTTTGTTACCTAGACGCATCGCGTGGATTCCTAGACCAATTGTAAAACTACTTGTTAAAAGCAAGATGGTTTCGACTAATACTGGTGTAATTTCAAATACTTCTGCTCCAGTAAGTCCATCACCAGTTCGATTCACTAAAGTGAAATACGATGTGAAAAGTGTGGCGAAAAGCATAATTTCCGCACCAAGGAAGATCCAAAACCCTAAGATTTTCAAACTATTTTCTTCCGTACTATATTCAAGTGGAATAGAGTTATTTACCTTCATTTTTTAGCACCTCGCAATTTTGCTTCTGTTTCTTCAATTTCTTTAACAGAAATGTAGCGTCCGTGATCTTTCTCGAATGAACGGTAAGTCAAACAACCTAAAATACCAATTAACGAGATAATCGCAAGCGGCCATATGCTGAATACCATCGCAAATCCAAACGCGAAGAAGATACAACTCATGATAAATGGCCAGCCGCTGTTATTTGGCATATGAATTTTTTCCAATTTTCCTGGGAATAATTCATGTCCATTTTTCTTCGCATCCCAAAACGCTTGAGTTGATACAGCTTTTGGTGTAATAGCAAAATTGTACTCTGGTACTGGCGTGTGTGTA is part of the Psychrobacillus sp. FSL H8-0483 genome and encodes:
- a CDS encoding VCBS repeat-containing protein, which gives rise to MQTNDFAYYLYYLLDAQKKVGDLEQNLASNDKVLSFRSQYPSSEELLDKRQQVLSRLSSTGQEVIDLKRGDVTGDGFMDTVYLTGDKTQGSPFWQNISLNILNGKTNMYESISLKENVGYNPTIFLGDFTGDLVDDILIVIDTGGSGGIIYAYVFSSLEGQMRQVFDVEEYNEQSKYEVNYQNQYKVAVISSNPKKKYTVDLMYKGKEYLSEIYNEDGTLKEPIEGWVDPVSGLYPIDFARDGTYELTAIQKIAGRYHADGIGYVQNVLKWNGHDFVPDRQTVSIFGEDLTPN
- the qoxD gene encoding cytochrome aa3 quinol oxidase subunit IV: MKELFPLKQVMGFVFSLILTAVALLVYFMDMSFSIGMTVLLLTAFIQAGLQLVVFMHAGETNDKKSIYANIYYGLIIALITIFGTLLALIWDM
- the qoxC gene encoding cytochrome aa3 quinol oxidase subunit III; amino-acid sequence: MKVNNSIPLEYSTEENSLKILGFWIFLGAEIMLFATLFTSYFTLVNRTGDGLTGAEVFEITPVLVETILLLTSSFTIGLGIHAMRLGNKKAMMTFFSITLLLGAGFIGFEVFEFVHYIHEGLTLQTSAFSAILLTTLGTHGLHVTVGFFWGLFILLQIKKRGLTPETANKSFIFSLYWHFLDVVWIFIFSFIYLKGMM